TGGACTCATCGAAGAAATGCCTGAATTCGGAGAACAGCCATACGTATTTCTTCTCCCCATTTGGGAAAGTCACTTCATCGGCCCCCATTCCTTTGATTCCAGTCGCGACAAGCCTGCTCACCTTATCCGCGTCCAGCACGATCACCAATTGCTCCGCCAATTTATTCCCAGCCGCGTTGTTCTGTATTTCCTCGAACTTCTGTTTGACGAACGCCACGTAAGAAGTGTAATCGGCCGGCACTTCATTCAAATTGGGGGCGTTGCTCAGGGCGGTAAACACATTGTCAATGAGCAATTTGGCAGATTGGGAGGACGTGGTTTCTTTAACCACCCCATCCCCAGCCGAATTAACGAAGAAGGAGCGCGTGGGCTTCCCAGTCGTCTGGTCATCCGTGACGGTAATTTGATCATGAATAGCAAGCACGAAATTCTGGCTCGTGTAATCCTTATCAGCATCGCTGAACAATCCCGAGGCCTGGTTGGCTTTCACGAAGGTATCGAATTCCTTCAGACGTTTGGAGGTGAATATCATGAATTGCGTGGCATCGCAAAAGTATTGCGTGCAGTCCGGACTCCCCTCATAGGTCCAATCCCACGTGAGCCGGTCGAACCCATACTTGGAAACGAATCCGGGACCTTTCTCATAACCTGTTTCCGTGCAGGCCTGGGGGGTGAATATGGCCGTACTTGGTTTTCCCACGGGTTTGATGACAATGCGCACGGGCAGGGACACTTTCTGCGTTCCCGGGTTGGCAATGGTTCGCGTGACCTCCAAAGTTAGAATACCCTCGATGACCGCTTCCTGCGTCAGGTTAAGTGGACGATTGATCTGGACCTGGAGGTCGTGTTTTCCGGACACCGAAAAGATGGCTTGCACGCTCGGGTTTTGCCGGCTCGTGAGGATAGTAGGGGTGACACTCCGGATGTAATCCACTTGTCCGCAGAATTCTTTTCCGTCAATGATCCCGGTCTTCAGCACTGCATTGGGGGCTTTCGTGGTATGGGTGAGGATGGTCTGCCCCTGGAATTCCGCGTCCCCAAATTCGAGGGCGGCCGCCCCCGTGTCGGTGCCAATGGCACGAAAACGTAATGCGTCCTCATTGACGCATTCTGAATAGTTGGTGATGCTTTCACTTCCCCCCTGCAGCAAGGGGTTGATAGCTGAGGCCAGGTTGAAGAGGTTTTCGAATATCACGGGGAAGGGTTTCTGCTGCGGCCCCCCATATGGGTCCAAGTATTTCACCGAGATGGTGCCATAGGATTCGACCCGGTAATAATTAAGTTCCGCGAAGAATTTGAGGTCCAGCACCTGCTTGGGAAAGCTCCCTCCCTGGTCGAAGGGGGAGAGTTGATGTTGATACGTAGTGAGGTCGGGGAATATCTGGAACTCCAATACCTGCACGGTGTCGCGTCCGTCTCCTTGCGTGGAGATGCCTATGATTTGGATGTCCTGCACCAGGGAATTGGGTTGTTGGCTCACTCCTTGCTTGGGGTCCAATGTGGTATTTCCTTTGGCATCCTTGAGGGAAGCAATGGTCACCGTGTCCGCGCTGGGCACCAATCGTACACCCTCGTCGTAGCAATTGTTGTACACCTTTCCCTTCACCGGCTTCTGGATGAAATCATTAAAACGGTATTTGGTGGTGTTCAGGGAGATGCAATCCTGGTTGACCTCCGTGGGGGATCTCACGAGGACGCTTATGAACGCCACTTCCGTGGAAGGATCCGTACTCCCTTGCGCGCGGGCATTTACGTTCACCCCATATTTGCCTATGCGGTAACCGGGTTGCACGAACACCCGCTGCGTTTGCGTGGGTTTCAGTGAAAAGGTTCCCTGCGAGGACTGGAGATTGGGATCCACATCCAATACTATTTGTACTTCGGATTGGCACGCATTCTCTATGCGAAATTCGGTTCCCGCGCACCCGAATTGTCCTCCGGCCCCCGGGGCATAATTGTATCGGTCGAAATTGGGGTTGGCAAACGGCCCTTGAGCCCCGGCGAAGTAGTTGGCGGATTGCGGCGTGAACTGGGCCGAATAGGGACCCATGTTCCCAAACCCATCCACCCCTCCCGGTCCATACGCCCCAGGGTAGGTTCCCGTGAAGAATGGACTCCCATACGTGATATTAGAGGGAATGGCACTGGTTCCACTGGGATTAGATGTCTGGTTGAGCGTCTGGAACCCGGGGTTGAAATAGGGTACGCCCGTGGGTCGGTAGACTTGATTGTAATAATTGCTCATCTGACTAAAACCAGTGTTGAGGGCGCAGGTTTCTATTTCAAGGATGGGAGGAGCGTTGACCCGCACGCATTGCGTCAAATCATTGACGACGAGGTTCATGGTCACCGTCTTTTCCAGGTGATCCGGAAACCCGGTTCCCGTGAGGTTGGTGGCGCGGAATACGATTTGGGGTTGCGCAACTCCTGAAAGGATGTCTCCCGGGGCGAATGTAATGGTCACAATGGCCTCCCCATTGGCGGGGATGGCATCCAAAACGGTTTCATAAGCGGCCCCCAGGGTTTTGGTTTCCTGAGTCGTGGCACCGGTGAACGTCCCCAGGGAGTTCCCCGCGAGCTGTTTTACTTTCACCGCGAGGTCCGTGAGACGCACGGGAACCCCTTTCACCGTGCACGTGTTCTTGATCTCAAAGGCCTGCTGTTTCCTTTCCTTGGTTCCCACGAACGCATCCCAGGTCACGGGCTGTACGAGCAAACAATCCTCCACATCCACTTCCCCCCCGAATCCCAACTTGAGAGTGAGGGGAAGGGCATTGGTGAAGACTTTTCCCGAGGCTTCGTTTTCCACGATCACGAGGAGACTCCCTTTGAATGTTTTGGCGGCCAATAATTTCCTTCCTTTATCGGTGAGGTCGAGCGTGAATTGGATATTGGCATCCCCATTCACCGGCAATGTTTCCCCGATGACTTCATGGGTGATGAGGTCGAACCGCACGAGTTCCTCAAAATCCCCCGAGAGTTTGACATCTCGTATCACGAGGGGAATGCTGGCCAAATTCAGGGCGCGCACCTCTTTGGCCTTGCGCCCCGTGCCATTGATGATAAGCGTTTCATTCAATTGGGCCGGCTGGAACAGGAGGATGTCGGCTCCCACGGTGATGGATATGGTCACTGGCTTATACCCAGGTTTGGAAAGGGTAATGTCCAATTTGTCATTGACATTGGGTTCATTCAGTTCGAATGGAAAAATCCCCTCCCCATCCGTGAACCCGCTCGCGTGGAGCACGCTATTCTTCAGCACCTGCACATTCACATTTTCCAATGGAATAGCGGTTTCCCCCAGGGGTTTAGTTACGCGCACCAGGATTTGGTTGGATAGCAAAGGCAGTATGGCCTTGGGCACGATTTCCACTGTGAATACTTCGGCCGCGTCCACCCGGATAACCACATCCCTCGAAAACAATTCCTTTTTGTTGCTGACCATCTTGAGCGAGACGATGGATGTTCCTTCCTTGCTCGCGTCCACGTTCACGAATCCGAATACGACATTGTTTTGTTGGATGATGCCCACAGGTATCTCCGCTTTGTTCCCAGCTACGTTTCCCGTGCGCTTGGCCCCCACCGCATTAGTCACCTCGAATGCTCCTAAAGAGGCGCTCCCCGAGCTGGATTGGATCACCAAAGACGTGTCTTGCAACACTGCCTCCGAGGTACTATGAATGGTGAATAACATTTTGTGTCGTGTCCCAATATCCAATGTGGTGTCCCCCAGAAGAGGGGTTTGCAACCCATTGGCAATATCCTCCATCACGAGGGCGGCGCAGAATTCCTGGCTGCACACGCTCGCGCTCGCTCCCACACTGTAGGAAGCCAAATTAGTATTGGCATACAACCCCTGCTTCTGTTGGGTGGATTCGGCTCCCGCCAATACCGCGTCCACTGGAAATCGTACGAATGATCCCGTTTTCCCCCACCCGCGGTAAAACAATGGCAAATCCGTCCCTTGGGCCACGCTGTCCTTCACCCGCACATCCACTTCCACGATAGTAATGCCTTCCCGCGGGTTCTCGAAAACGATGTTGCCCCATTTCGCCTCTCCCGAGGTGAGGTGCTGGGCATCAATCCCCAATCCGGTGGGCGGGGTATATGTGGTGCCCCGTTGGATGTTAGTGGTGGGGGCACGGATATTAACCAGGGTCCAGGCATCATTCTCCATAGGATTCGTCTGCCCATCTACGGCGTTCCCTGTGCGCACGTGCATCCCCGTCTCATTGAAAATAGCATTGCGCGGGATGAAGAGGCCGAGTTGAATGGTATACGTTTGCCCCGGCGCCAATCCCGCGTCCGCGAGAAGAGGTTGGGTATTCACCCAGGTGCCGAGCACCCGCACTTCGAGGCGCTGGATATCCTTTACCAATTGCGCCGCCACCATTTGGGTTATTCCTTTCTTGAGGGCAATGGGTAGGGTTGTATAGGGAAGATGCTCCCCCTCCGTGATCACGAAATACACCTGCTTGTCGGCCCGTAATGTCACTTCTTTAGTCCCATCCACGTCGAGGGAAATCTCATTCCCCT
The sequence above is drawn from the Candidatus Diapherotrites archaeon genome and encodes:
- a CDS encoding carboxypeptidase-like regulatory domain-containing protein, with product MGLKGLYTAGEDKYYALLDWMDKHGLPVYSIIDKIEAQNIPTFPLAVLVTFLVLVGLFTALGGGSILVGNTLNVLAQDDTQNPLANVSIQIQGDNVSRTLLTDATGNASFSGLAGGQTITVRATSDTHTFQERTLIVSSSTPRISLIGSPTNVITSIALQVYRANSSESYLESVTLQFACSGDATYSETRTSNTGLISLSVPGSCGTLTAISLDDRVRLESGIIDLESNQPAVYVVPPVQGNGIIRVTVINEQTQPIAGATINILNPFGDVLYTQFTDPTGFAEFRGLVEDTYVVGAYDDLYAPIESAPTQVMGNAPATITLTMKPKTIGDVRLQIVDESTLSPVSGAIVILSRANQVVTQKQTNEGGQVTFAVSTTQNLSVGIDHPAYLKTNVPVTVSEAGYTQIGVAKATLQNSQGVTIRVVDELGKPVENAIVSLKRSGNGATVGSSKTTGAGGTVLFLSLEEGSYFASAYKPGFSDQIRSDVFEVRARENVESTIRLTIGTGNILVKVTGFDGQPLAGARLQPIDARTHQNEGNEISLDVDGTKEVTLRADKQVYFVITEGEHLPYTTLPIALKKGITQMVAAQLVKDIQRLEVRVLGTWVNTQPLLADAGLAPGQTYTIQLGLFIPRNAIFNETGMHVRTGNAVDGQTNPMENDAWTLVNIRAPTTNIQRGTTYTPPTGLGIDAQHLTSGEAKWGNIVFENPREGITIVEVDVRVKDSVAQGTDLPLFYRGWGKTGSFVRFPVDAVLAGAESTQQKQGLYANTNLASYSVGASASVCSQEFCAALVMEDIANGLQTPLLGDTTLDIGTRHKMLFTIHSTSEAVLQDTSLVIQSSSGSASLGAFEVTNAVGAKRTGNVAGNKAEIPVGIIQQNNVVFGFVNVDASKEGTSIVSLKMVSNKKELFSRDVVIRVDAAEVFTVEIVPKAILPLLSNQILVRVTKPLGETAIPLENVNVQVLKNSVLHASGFTDGEGIFPFELNEPNVNDKLDITLSKPGYKPVTISITVGADILLFQPAQLNETLIINGTGRKAKEVRALNLASIPLVIRDVKLSGDFEELVRFDLITHEVIGETLPVNGDANIQFTLDLTDKGRKLLAAKTFKGSLLVIVENEASGKVFTNALPLTLKLGFGGEVDVEDCLLVQPVTWDAFVGTKERKQQAFEIKNTCTVKGVPVRLTDLAVKVKQLAGNSLGTFTGATTQETKTLGAAYETVLDAIPANGEAIVTITFAPGDILSGVAQPQIVFRATNLTGTGFPDHLEKTVTMNLVVNDLTQCVRVNAPPILEIETCALNTGFSQMSNYYNQVYRPTGVPYFNPGFQTLNQTSNPSGTSAIPSNITYGSPFFTGTYPGAYGPGGVDGFGNMGPYSAQFTPQSANYFAGAQGPFANPNFDRYNYAPGAGGQFGCAGTEFRIENACQSEVQIVLDVDPNLQSSQGTFSLKPTQTQRVFVQPGYRIGKYGVNVNARAQGSTDPSTEVAFISVLVRSPTEVNQDCISLNTTKYRFNDFIQKPVKGKVYNNCYDEGVRLVPSADTVTIASLKDAKGNTTLDPKQGVSQQPNSLVQDIQIIGISTQGDGRDTVQVLEFQIFPDLTTYQHQLSPFDQGGSFPKQVLDLKFFAELNYYRVESYGTISVKYLDPYGGPQQKPFPVIFENLFNLASAINPLLQGGSESITNYSECVNEDALRFRAIGTDTGAAALEFGDAEFQGQTILTHTTKAPNAVLKTGIIDGKEFCGQVDYIRSVTPTILTSRQNPSVQAIFSVSGKHDLQVQINRPLNLTQEAVIEGILTLEVTRTIANPGTQKVSLPVRIVIKPVGKPSTAIFTPQACTETGYEKGPGFVSKYGFDRLTWDWTYEGSPDCTQYFCDATQFMIFTSKRLKEFDTFVKANQASGLFSDADKDYTSQNFVLAIHDQITVTDDQTTGKPTRSFFVNSAGDGVVKETTSSQSAKLLIDNVFTALSNAPNLNEVPADYTSYVAFVKQKFEEIQNNAAGNKLAEQLVIVLDADKVSRLVATGIKGMGADEVTFPNGEKKYVWLFSEFRHFFDESNKINPTLCGTDCWALASLTQPGDSHQFTPGVYRAIYDAVESVQVGMLVPTDTEAEAWDAARLGYVLSHARQKGGLTFQDTAYADIDSLRGRFVDMNVYMMQDAFSQFLLSDLAFVSGEGYDYPAAFNNQMLTNLDIIQRMLISPPVPEAGLYPASFVATWENDSDGVKSLAVRIKRDAVSYLSLGEIDTQLNSGNTAYADNPFFRIPFNGKTGVGRVRSGYGVGLSLPAVSAGMPYRDDSVGFTSSIPSTGVPLLTLQTYETISAIGDLVAAQGVPTFFRLEGRGGGYSFQYAPSTPAPIRLRMDSPASQPALQYTIVESGQAAIPPGVAINGASIRWIDCANPNGIPVSSTTGPTCNTGRPGDFSLVGDLAGNEYVYTGMAFIPPEKNYRLLPACTTGTADVKTISNTVGLPPASPSTQVQFMDLRGPAAAPQSLQDILARIQTGQACGDISKDVFTVIWDLASEDVVPAALQCTAT